From a region of the Spelaeicoccus albus genome:
- the secD gene encoding protein translocase subunit SecD — protein MRRLVWLGVITLVMAGVLFSGVQWGKAAWKPGLAIDLAGGTSIVLEPKVSAGHSQQINKDQLQQAVSIIRQRVDSTGVSEAEISTSAGRNIVVNLPGHPDKHTRQLIEAAAQLEFRPVLVQGQPAPVNKQPSQKQTKSPGISKAEQKKLNRLNGDSGSKDSGSKDKKSSDKSTGHGGGVAHRIPAAKKTPDSGKNKDSANKSGADSGKKSASDDTPTSKPKNPSDPAWITPSVAKKYAKLDCTKAKNRSSSTVADPNKATVSCSDDGKSKFILGPVEVPGQDVKDAEFGYVTGSNGAQTSEPAVNLTFNSDGTSKFRKVTQRITGLQQPRNQFAIVLDGQVISAPVSQAIISDGHAQISGNFTQDSATTLANQLKNGALPISFQVQTEQTISATLGSSYLAKGMLAGVIGLLLVVVYSLLQYRVLGFVTVASLVVAGIMTYLLLGLVSWHYGYRLSLSGIAGIIVAIGMTADSFIVYFERVRDELRSGRSLSAAVDTGWFRAERTIYASKSVNFLSAVVLYLLAVGSVRGFAFTLGLTTIVDVIIVVLFTHPTLQLLSQTRFFWKGHPLSGLDPRRLGVSKATYRGALNLDLGKRDASGRKKKGGKKNAAAEGEARRRMTIAERKAAEQEAEFNKKSDERQESHATTNAKDD, from the coding sequence GTGCGTCGCCTTGTCTGGCTCGGAGTCATCACGCTGGTCATGGCGGGAGTGCTGTTCTCCGGAGTTCAATGGGGTAAGGCCGCTTGGAAGCCCGGCCTGGCCATCGACTTGGCCGGCGGCACTTCGATAGTGCTCGAACCGAAAGTCTCCGCCGGCCATAGTCAGCAGATCAACAAGGATCAACTGCAACAGGCCGTGTCGATCATTCGGCAGCGTGTTGACTCGACGGGCGTGTCGGAGGCGGAGATCTCGACGTCGGCCGGCCGCAATATCGTGGTCAATCTGCCCGGCCACCCCGACAAGCACACGCGCCAGCTGATCGAGGCCGCAGCGCAACTGGAGTTCCGCCCCGTACTCGTGCAGGGGCAGCCGGCGCCGGTCAACAAGCAGCCGTCCCAAAAGCAAACCAAGTCGCCGGGAATCTCGAAGGCCGAACAAAAGAAGCTGAACCGGCTCAACGGCGACAGCGGTTCCAAGGACAGCGGTTCCAAGGACAAAAAGAGCAGCGACAAGTCGACGGGTCACGGCGGCGGAGTAGCCCACCGGATACCGGCGGCAAAGAAGACTCCGGACTCGGGGAAGAACAAGGACTCCGCCAACAAGTCGGGTGCCGACTCCGGCAAGAAGTCGGCGTCCGACGATACGCCCACGTCCAAGCCGAAGAACCCAAGCGATCCGGCCTGGATCACGCCGTCGGTGGCGAAAAAATACGCGAAGCTCGACTGTACAAAGGCCAAGAACCGATCGAGCAGCACGGTGGCCGACCCGAACAAGGCAACCGTGTCCTGCTCCGATGACGGCAAGTCGAAGTTCATCCTGGGTCCCGTCGAAGTGCCGGGACAGGACGTGAAGGACGCCGAATTCGGCTACGTGACCGGATCGAACGGTGCCCAAACCTCCGAACCGGCCGTCAACCTGACGTTCAACTCCGACGGCACCTCGAAGTTCCGCAAAGTGACGCAGCGCATCACGGGTCTGCAGCAGCCCCGCAACCAATTCGCCATCGTCCTCGACGGGCAAGTGATCTCGGCTCCGGTGTCGCAGGCGATCATCTCCGACGGCCACGCGCAGATCAGCGGCAACTTCACCCAGGACAGCGCGACGACCCTGGCCAACCAGCTGAAGAACGGCGCGCTGCCGATTTCCTTCCAAGTGCAGACCGAGCAGACCATTTCGGCGACATTGGGATCGAGCTACCTGGCCAAGGGGATGCTGGCCGGCGTGATCGGACTCTTGCTCGTCGTCGTGTACTCGCTGCTGCAATACCGAGTGCTCGGCTTCGTCACGGTGGCCAGCCTTGTCGTGGCCGGCATCATGACGTATCTGTTGCTCGGCCTGGTCAGCTGGCACTACGGATACCGATTATCGCTGTCCGGTATCGCGGGCATCATTGTGGCCATCGGTATGACGGCCGACTCGTTCATCGTGTACTTCGAACGCGTCAGAGACGAGTTACGCAGCGGCAGATCCTTGTCCGCTGCCGTGGATACCGGCTGGTTCCGTGCCGAACGCACGATTTACGCTTCGAAATCCGTGAACTTCTTGAGTGCCGTGGTGCTCTATCTGCTGGCCGTCGGCAGCGTGCGCGGATTCGCCTTCACGCTCGGCCTGACCACTATCGTCGACGTCATCATCGTCGTGTTGTTCACGCACCCGACCTTGCAGTTGCTGTCCCAGACCCGATTCTTCTGGAAGGGACATCCGTTGTCCGGCCTCGACCCGCGCCGCCTCGGAGTCAGCAAGGCGACGTACCGGGGAGCGCTCAATCTGGACCTCGGTAAACGGGACGCCTCGGGCCGCAAAAAGAAGGGCGGAAAGAAGAACGCCGCCGCCGAAGGCGAGGCGCGCAGGCGGATGACGATCGCCGAGCGCAAGGCCGCCGAGCAGGAAGCGGAGTTCAACAAGAAGTCGGACGAGCGACAAGAATCCCACGCGACCACG
- the yajC gene encoding preprotein translocase subunit YajC, whose protein sequence is MSIILVVVLGGLLIFMMFNSSRKRKAQQQEMATKLGPGAEIMTTFGVFGTVVSMDDTDNRVVLETTPGTQLTVHKQAVGKILEAAPSSEFGDEDIDVPDDASSLTDDGHVAEYGTYGEAVDAQARRDDDETYDDEYDRNAEYEEEAVDAQPIDENEESYEDVDESTDDDSAEGYSESSSDEPVDAEVRDRGNESQ, encoded by the coding sequence ATGTCAATCATTCTTGTGGTCGTCCTTGGCGGCTTGCTCATTTTCATGATGTTCAACTCGAGCCGCAAGCGCAAGGCACAACAGCAGGAGATGGCGACGAAGTTGGGCCCGGGCGCCGAGATCATGACGACGTTCGGCGTGTTCGGCACAGTCGTGTCAATGGACGACACGGACAACCGCGTCGTCTTGGAGACGACTCCCGGAACGCAGCTGACGGTGCACAAGCAGGCCGTCGGCAAGATCTTGGAAGCCGCGCCGTCGTCCGAATTCGGCGACGAAGATATCGATGTGCCCGATGACGCTTCATCGCTCACCGATGACGGGCACGTTGCCGAATACGGCACTTACGGCGAAGCGGTCGATGCGCAGGCCCGCCGCGATGACGACGAAACCTACGACGACGAGTACGACCGGAACGCGGAGTACGAGGAAGAAGCCGTCGACGCCCAGCCGATCGACGAGAACGAGGAATCGTACGAGGACGTCGACGAGAGTACCGACGACGACTCGGCCGAAGGCTACTCGGAGAGCTCTTCCGACGAGCCGGTCGACGCCGAAGTGCGTGACCGCGGCAACGAATCGCAGTAG
- the ruvB gene encoding Holliday junction branch migration DNA helicase RuvB, with protein sequence MTEFDGSFEVGAPELGPTGAEAEKLTAAGADDVERAAEAALRPKGLGEFVGQSTVRDQLSLVLQAAMGRGRAPDHVLLSGPPGLGKTTLAMIIASELGAPLRLTAGPAVQHAGDLAAILSSLEPGEVLFVDEVHRMARAAEEMLYVAMEDFRVDVMVGKGPGATALPLDLPPFTLVGATTRAGLLPAPLRDRFGFTGYLDFYSSTDLARVIHRSAGLLGIEIDSSGADEIAGRSRGTPRIANRLLRRVRDWAQVRGDGVVDLKAARAALTVYEVDELGLDRLDRAVLEALCRRFNGGPVGLTTIAVSVGEEPETVETVAEPYLVREGFISRTPRGRIATPAAWHHLGMAPPPGDGALPI encoded by the coding sequence ATGACCGAATTCGACGGTTCGTTCGAAGTCGGCGCCCCGGAGCTCGGGCCGACCGGAGCGGAAGCCGAGAAGCTGACGGCGGCCGGCGCCGACGACGTCGAACGCGCTGCCGAAGCCGCGCTGCGTCCGAAAGGACTCGGCGAGTTCGTCGGGCAGTCAACGGTCCGCGACCAGCTGTCCTTAGTGCTGCAAGCCGCCATGGGCCGCGGACGCGCGCCCGACCACGTGCTGTTGTCGGGCCCGCCGGGCCTCGGCAAGACCACGCTGGCCATGATCATCGCCTCCGAACTCGGCGCGCCGTTGCGGCTGACGGCGGGCCCGGCCGTGCAGCACGCCGGCGACCTGGCCGCCATCTTGTCGTCCCTGGAACCCGGGGAAGTGCTGTTTGTCGACGAAGTGCACAGGATGGCGCGCGCGGCCGAGGAAATGCTGTACGTCGCGATGGAGGACTTCCGCGTGGACGTCATGGTCGGCAAAGGGCCGGGCGCCACTGCTCTGCCGCTCGACCTCCCGCCGTTCACGCTGGTCGGCGCCACGACACGCGCCGGATTGCTGCCGGCGCCGCTGCGCGACAGGTTCGGCTTCACCGGGTACCTCGACTTCTATTCCTCGACCGACCTGGCCCGGGTGATCCACCGATCGGCCGGGCTGCTCGGCATCGAGATCGACTCTTCCGGGGCCGACGAGATCGCCGGACGCTCCCGCGGGACGCCGCGAATTGCCAATCGGCTGCTGCGGCGCGTACGCGACTGGGCACAAGTCCGCGGCGACGGCGTCGTCGACCTGAAGGCCGCACGCGCCGCGTTAACCGTGTACGAGGTCGACGAGCTTGGTCTCGACCGGCTCGACCGTGCAGTGCTCGAGGCCCTGTGTCGACGCTTCAACGGCGGGCCCGTCGGCCTGACCACGATTGCCGTGTCGGTCGGCGAGGAACCGGAGACGGTGGAGACCGTCGCCGAGCCGTACCTGGTGCGGGAGGGGTTCATTTCCCGCACGCCGCGCGGGAGAATTGCCACGCCCGCCGCATGGCACCACCTGGGCATGGCACCGCCTCCCGGCGACGGCGCTCTGCCGATCTGA
- the ruvA gene encoding Holliday junction branch migration protein RuvA yields MISLLTGRVERVRLDSAVVTVGGIGLHVLAAPNTLAGLTAGEEATLATSLVVREDSLTLYGFADEDARDVFEKLQTVSGVGPRLALAMLAVHSPDGLRAAVADEDITALTKVPGVGKKGAGRLVLELGGKLGAAPGAGAGAPGPAETPASGAEDQVIEALVGLGWNRKQATDGTRAVLAVTGTDKPVADLLREVLREMGRRS; encoded by the coding sequence GTGATTTCACTGCTGACGGGTCGAGTGGAGCGAGTGCGGCTGGATTCGGCCGTCGTGACCGTCGGGGGCATTGGTCTGCACGTGCTCGCCGCACCGAACACGCTGGCCGGTCTGACGGCGGGGGAGGAGGCCACGCTTGCCACCTCACTGGTTGTCCGCGAGGACTCGCTGACCTTGTACGGTTTCGCCGACGAAGACGCTCGGGACGTGTTCGAGAAACTCCAGACCGTCTCCGGCGTCGGCCCGCGGCTCGCGCTGGCAATGCTTGCCGTGCACAGTCCCGACGGCTTGCGGGCCGCCGTGGCCGACGAGGACATCACGGCGCTGACGAAGGTGCCCGGCGTCGGCAAGAAGGGCGCCGGCCGGCTCGTCCTCGAACTGGGCGGCAAGCTCGGCGCGGCCCCGGGAGCGGGAGCCGGCGCACCCGGGCCCGCCGAGACTCCGGCGTCCGGCGCCGAAGACCAAGTCATCGAAGCGCTTGTCGGCCTGGGGTGGAATCGGAAGCAGGCCACCGACGGCACTCGAGCCGTGCTGGCGGTCACGGGCACCGATAAGCCCGTGGCCGACCTGCTGCGGGAGGTCTTGCGTGAAATGGGACGCCGGTCATGA
- the ruvC gene encoding crossover junction endodeoxyribonuclease RuvC — protein sequence MRVLGIDPGLTRCGLGVIDSLRSRRAEMVAVGVERTDSAASVDVRLGVLADALDAWLDECRPDVVSVERVFARHDVSTIMGTAQASGLAIGLAARRGIPVAMHTPSEVKASITGNGRADKKQVTAMVTRILHLDTPPKPADAADALALAICHLWRGAGTGTSTTGPADFSDRTARGRQGSGLTAAQQTWADALKGKHG from the coding sequence ATGCGCGTGCTCGGCATCGACCCCGGACTGACACGCTGCGGACTCGGAGTGATCGACTCGCTGCGCAGCAGGCGTGCCGAGATGGTCGCCGTCGGGGTGGAACGTACTGATTCCGCCGCGTCCGTCGACGTGCGGCTCGGCGTGCTGGCCGATGCCCTGGACGCGTGGTTGGACGAGTGCCGTCCGGACGTCGTATCGGTCGAGAGGGTCTTCGCCCGCCATGACGTGTCGACGATCATGGGCACGGCTCAGGCATCCGGGCTCGCCATCGGGCTTGCGGCGCGGCGCGGCATCCCGGTTGCCATGCACACGCCCAGCGAGGTCAAGGCGTCGATCACGGGCAATGGCCGTGCCGACAAAAAGCAGGTCACCGCCATGGTCACGCGCATCTTGCACCTGGACACGCCGCCCAAACCGGCCGATGCCGCGGACGCGCTGGCGTTGGCGATCTGCCACCTCTGGCGCGGAGCCGGAACCGGCACGTCCACGACCGGGCCGGCCGATTTCTCCGATCGGACGGCACGCGGACGGCAGGGTTCCGGCCTCACGGCTGCGCAGCAAACCTGGGCCGACGCGCTGAAGGGCAAACACGGATAG
- a CDS encoding YebC/PmpR family DNA-binding transcriptional regulator, with the protein MSGHSKWATTKHKKAAVDAKRAKLFAKLIKNIEVAARTGGGDVSGNPTLYDAIQTAKKSSVPGDNIDRAVKRGSGEDAGGADYQTIMYEGYAPGGVALLIECLTDNRNRAASDVRVAVTRGGGSMGDPGSVSYLFTRKGVIEVPKTDGVTDEDVLLAVVDAGAEEVTDEGDTFEVICEATDLVDVRTALVDGGMDYDTAEARFLPATEIELDADGARKVFRLIDSLEESDDVQNVYSNADVTDEVLAELENDD; encoded by the coding sequence ATGTCGGGACACTCTAAATGGGCCACCACGAAACACAAGAAGGCGGCCGTCGACGCCAAGCGCGCCAAGCTGTTCGCCAAGCTCATCAAGAACATCGAGGTGGCGGCCCGCACCGGCGGCGGTGACGTGAGCGGTAATCCGACGCTGTACGACGCAATTCAAACGGCAAAGAAATCGTCGGTGCCCGGCGACAACATCGACCGTGCCGTCAAGCGCGGCTCGGGTGAGGATGCCGGTGGCGCCGATTATCAAACGATCATGTACGAGGGGTATGCGCCCGGCGGCGTGGCCCTGCTGATCGAGTGCCTCACCGATAACCGCAACCGCGCGGCGTCCGACGTGCGCGTGGCAGTCACCCGCGGCGGCGGCAGCATGGGCGACCCGGGAAGCGTGTCGTATCTGTTCACTCGCAAGGGAGTGATCGAGGTGCCCAAGACCGACGGCGTCACCGACGAGGACGTGCTGCTTGCCGTCGTCGATGCGGGAGCCGAAGAAGTCACCGATGAAGGGGACACGTTCGAGGTGATCTGCGAGGCCACCGATCTCGTCGACGTGCGCACCGCTCTCGTCGATGGCGGAATGGACTACGACACGGCCGAGGCCAGGTTCCTCCCGGCCACCGAAATCGAGCTGGACGCGGACGGCGCTCGCAAGGTCTTCCGCTTGATCGATTCGCTCGAAGAGAGCGACGACGTGCAAAACGTGTACTCGAACGCCGATGTCACCGACGAGGTCCTGGCCGAACTGGAGAACGACGACTGA
- the pgsA gene encoding phosphatidylinositol phosphate synthase, whose product MLNKFARAIFTRLLTPIAAFLLRIGITPDAMTIIGTIGVCIGALVLYPTGHLLIGTIVITVFVLSDMLDGIMARQSGRSSVWGAFLDSTLDRFGDSAVFCGIALWYFFGGNNRYTAMLALACLILGSIVSYARARAEGLGLKAAGGIAERADRLLLTLTFTGFVGMGLPRIFLTVVLALLALASMFTIWQRMSRVRGQIVLAQQSEAAKAGKDDLADRWDEWQPEPDGMLSRHAARVIVLDDDYRTLLIKGHDTDDADHRWWFTVGGGLKDGEDSRTGAARELREETGIDLVPSDLVGPVARRSAEFEFATKTVRQHEEFYCARVPADVRLSNAGWTALEQQTLDDVRWWTVEEIRSSRETVYPLQLAEVVETAARGEWDGSCRRIS is encoded by the coding sequence ATGCTGAACAAATTTGCCCGCGCGATTTTCACTCGCCTGCTCACGCCGATCGCGGCGTTCCTCCTCCGAATCGGCATCACGCCGGACGCCATGACGATCATCGGCACCATTGGCGTGTGCATCGGCGCGCTGGTGCTGTATCCGACAGGTCATCTGCTCATCGGCACGATAGTCATCACGGTCTTTGTGCTCTCCGACATGCTCGACGGCATCATGGCCAGGCAGTCGGGTCGCTCGTCGGTATGGGGAGCATTCCTCGACTCGACGCTTGACCGCTTCGGCGATTCGGCGGTCTTTTGCGGCATCGCGCTGTGGTACTTCTTTGGCGGCAACAACCGGTATACGGCGATGCTGGCGCTGGCGTGCTTGATCCTGGGCAGCATCGTCTCCTACGCTCGGGCACGGGCCGAAGGTCTCGGATTGAAAGCCGCCGGCGGTATCGCCGAACGCGCCGACCGGTTGCTGCTGACGCTGACTTTCACGGGCTTCGTCGGAATGGGCTTGCCGCGCATTTTCCTCACGGTGGTGCTGGCCCTGTTGGCGCTGGCCAGCATGTTCACCATCTGGCAGCGCATGTCCCGCGTGCGCGGACAAATCGTGTTGGCGCAGCAGTCCGAGGCCGCAAAGGCCGGCAAGGACGACTTGGCCGACAGGTGGGACGAATGGCAGCCGGAGCCCGACGGAATGTTGAGCCGTCATGCCGCTCGGGTGATAGTGCTCGACGACGACTATCGGACGTTGCTGATCAAGGGACACGACACCGACGACGCCGACCACCGCTGGTGGTTCACCGTCGGCGGGGGATTGAAGGACGGCGAGGATTCGCGCACCGGGGCTGCGCGCGAATTGCGCGAAGAAACGGGGATCGACCTTGTCCCGTCGGACCTGGTCGGGCCGGTGGCCCGGCGCAGCGCCGAATTCGAATTCGCCACCAAGACGGTCCGCCAGCACGAAGAGTTCTACTGTGCCCGCGTTCCTGCCGATGTGAGGCTCAGCAACGCCGGGTGGACGGCGCTCGAGCAACAAACGCTCGACGACGTTCGATGGTGGACCGTCGAGGAGATCAGGTCGTCGCGGGAGACCGTGTACCCGTTGCAGCTCGCCGAGGTCGTCGAAACCGCGGCGCGCGGCGAATGGGACGGATCCTGCCGCCGGATCAGCTGA
- a CDS encoding S9 family peptidase, which yields MRPDQVDLLVTVSAPAVLPGGRTAIVAATRPDLADDEYRGELFTVDLTGRSAPHRLTRGYRDGAPVVSPDGSLVVFSRADKGGKPQLFVTASAGGEPVQLTDADLGAGSPSFSPDGRRLAYTARVPEHGRYGTDEDVAPGAEPPRLIDTAKYQSNGLGYVGDKPQHVFVVDLPDLDGAPGDSEPVPESIRITNGIVDHSEPVFTPDGGRVAFLASRHPGRDHDLYTDVYAARVPAAAEPSAEDPDPGREGARQPERPAEPELLTATDLSIGTVRFDGDDLVMLAGELGESGTDFVAATGGLYRKSPGRPAVRLTDPETVDLDGAVGLTVLPGKAVLCGLTERGAVRLVRIDASGAVDTLTPAGIVVTGADATGDVIVVGFTSPTTSGDVGVVRGGEVNPVTDFSRRLRDSTTVLPARELTATAPDGYPVHGWTVVPEGPGPHPVLLMIHGGPFAGYSWGYFDEAQVYANAGYAVVMCNPRGSAGYGRAHGRAVKGDLAAPAMADVLAFLDAALDDDALDAERLGVMGGSYGGYLTAWIIAHDHRFSAAIVERGMLEPESFAGTSDIGSFFGFEYVGTTPEQVAAQSPYAHIDDVRTPTLVVHSEQDLRCPLEQGQRYFGALRRRGVETEFLVFPGENHELSRSGRPRHRQARFEHILRWWNMQLPG from the coding sequence ATGCGCCCCGATCAGGTCGATCTGCTCGTCACAGTGTCCGCGCCGGCAGTGTTGCCGGGGGGCCGGACCGCGATAGTGGCCGCCACGCGCCCCGACCTGGCCGACGACGAGTACCGCGGCGAGCTGTTCACCGTCGACCTGACCGGTCGGTCCGCGCCGCACCGCCTCACCCGCGGCTACCGTGACGGCGCCCCGGTCGTCTCGCCGGACGGTTCGCTCGTCGTGTTCTCCCGTGCCGACAAGGGCGGTAAGCCGCAATTGTTCGTGACGGCGTCCGCCGGCGGCGAACCGGTCCAACTGACCGACGCCGACTTGGGAGCCGGGTCCCCGTCGTTTTCGCCGGACGGCCGCCGGCTGGCGTATACGGCGCGCGTGCCCGAACACGGACGCTACGGCACCGACGAGGACGTCGCTCCCGGCGCCGAGCCGCCCCGGCTCATCGACACGGCGAAATACCAAAGCAACGGGCTCGGCTATGTCGGCGACAAGCCGCAGCACGTGTTCGTGGTCGATCTGCCCGATCTGGACGGCGCACCGGGGGACAGCGAGCCGGTACCGGAAAGCATCCGGATCACCAACGGCATCGTCGATCATTCCGAGCCGGTATTTACGCCGGACGGCGGCCGCGTGGCTTTCCTGGCCTCCCGCCACCCCGGCCGCGACCACGACCTGTACACCGACGTGTATGCGGCCCGGGTGCCGGCAGCCGCCGAGCCGTCCGCCGAAGACCCCGACCCCGGCCGGGAAGGGGCCCGGCAGCCCGAACGTCCGGCCGAACCCGAACTGCTGACCGCTACCGATTTGTCGATCGGCACCGTGCGCTTCGACGGCGACGACCTGGTCATGCTGGCCGGCGAGCTCGGGGAGTCCGGCACGGACTTCGTGGCTGCCACCGGCGGACTCTACCGAAAATCGCCGGGGCGGCCCGCCGTGCGCCTCACCGACCCGGAAACCGTTGATCTCGACGGGGCCGTGGGGCTGACCGTGCTGCCCGGCAAAGCAGTATTGTGCGGGCTGACCGAGCGGGGCGCCGTCCGTCTGGTGCGGATCGACGCGTCCGGCGCCGTTGACACCCTCACCCCTGCGGGAATCGTCGTGACCGGCGCGGACGCGACCGGCGACGTCATCGTTGTCGGCTTCACGTCGCCGACGACGTCCGGGGACGTCGGAGTGGTGCGAGGGGGCGAAGTGAACCCGGTGACCGATTTCTCCCGGCGGCTTCGGGACAGCACGACAGTCCTACCGGCGCGCGAGCTCACGGCGACCGCCCCGGACGGCTATCCGGTGCACGGTTGGACTGTCGTACCCGAGGGCCCGGGGCCCCATCCGGTTCTGCTGATGATTCACGGTGGACCGTTCGCCGGGTATTCGTGGGGCTACTTCGACGAAGCGCAGGTGTACGCCAACGCCGGCTACGCCGTCGTCATGTGCAATCCGCGCGGATCGGCCGGATACGGCCGAGCGCACGGCCGCGCAGTCAAGGGCGATCTTGCCGCTCCTGCCATGGCCGACGTGCTGGCGTTCCTGGACGCGGCCCTGGACGACGACGCTCTGGACGCCGAACGACTCGGAGTGATGGGCGGCTCGTACGGCGGCTACTTGACGGCATGGATCATTGCGCACGACCACAGATTCTCCGCAGCCATCGTCGAACGCGGCATGCTCGAGCCGGAATCGTTCGCAGGCACCTCGGACATCGGATCGTTCTTCGGATTCGAATACGTCGGGACGACGCCGGAACAGGTCGCCGCCCAGTCGCCGTATGCGCACATCGACGACGTGCGCACGCCGACTCTCGTGGTGCATTCCGAACAGGACCTGCGCTGCCCGCTCGAACAAGGTCAGCGGTACTTCGGGGCGCTGCGCCGCCGCGGCGTCGAAACCGAATTCCTCGTGTTCCCCGGCGAGAACCACGAACTCAGCCGGTCCGGCAGGCCCCGGCATCGCCAGGCTCGCTTCGAGCACATCCTTCGCTGGTGGAACATGCAGCTGCCCGGCTGA
- a CDS encoding HIT family protein, with translation MADAPDAPEIREEAAAESPDGFARVPDGFGRLWTPHRMVYIDGADKPKDSSRAECPFCTIPDKSDEEGLIVHRGRGCYVVLNLYPYNPGHLLVCPYRHVADYTEATDDEIFEIGTLTRTAMSVVRKVSAPHGFNLGINQGDVAGAGIAAHLHEHIVPRWAGDMNFLPVVAQTKALPQVHADVRKALADAWP, from the coding sequence GTGGCGGATGCCCCCGATGCCCCCGAGATTCGCGAGGAGGCCGCTGCCGAATCGCCGGACGGATTTGCGCGCGTCCCGGACGGCTTCGGCCGCCTGTGGACCCCGCATCGGATGGTCTACATCGACGGCGCGGACAAGCCGAAGGATTCCAGCCGGGCGGAATGCCCGTTCTGCACGATCCCGGACAAGTCCGATGAGGAGGGCCTCATCGTGCACCGCGGCCGCGGCTGTTACGTCGTCCTGAACCTCTACCCGTACAACCCCGGCCACCTCCTCGTGTGCCCGTACCGGCATGTCGCCGACTACACCGAGGCGACCGACGACGAGATCTTCGAGATCGGCACCCTGACCCGGACGGCCATGAGCGTCGTCCGGAAGGTGTCGGCGCCGCACGGGTTCAACTTGGGGATCAATCAGGGAGACGTGGCGGGTGCCGGAATTGCAGCCCACCTGCACGAACACATCGTGCCGCGCTGGGCCGGCGACATGAATTTTCTGCCGGTCGTGGCCCAGACCAAAGCACTCCCGCAGGTGCACGCCGACGTCCGGAAGGCGTTGGCGGACGCCTGGCCGTGA